In Trifolium pratense cultivar HEN17-A07 linkage group LG7, ARS_RC_1.1, whole genome shotgun sequence, a genomic segment contains:
- the LOC123895956 gene encoding uncharacterized mitochondrial protein AtMg00810-like: MAEAKGITTPMVSSLKLSKFGTDTLPDATEYRSIVGALQYVILIKTEIVFYVNKVCQFLATPLLSHWQAVKRILRYLLSTCLQGLLLQPSKAVSKFSICAYNDSDWASDLGDRRSTSGSCIFFSPNLVSWSAKKQPLVARSIDEAEYRGLAHTTSDIFWIQSLLVELKIPVTLLCSYVTMSMQL; the protein is encoded by the coding sequence ATGGCTGAAGCAAAGGGCATTACCACTCCTATGGTAAGTAGTCTCAAACTCTCCAAGTTTGGTACTGATACTCTACCCGATGCCACCGAATATCGTTCCATTGTGGGAGCTCTGCAGTATGTTATCCTCATCAAAACTGAGATTGTATTTTACGTTAATAAGGTATGTCAATTTCTGGCCACCCCGCTTCTGTCTCATTGGCAAGCTGTCAAACGCATTTTGCGTTATCTACTGAGTACTTGTCTTCAAGGCCTGCTACTGCAACCTTCAAAAGCAGTTTCCAAATTTTCTATTTGTGCATATAATGACTCAGATTGGGCTAGTGACTTGGGTGACCGACGGTCTACCTCTGGGTCTTGTATTTTCTTTAGTCCTAACTTGGTCTCTTGGAGTGCTAAAAAGCAACCTTTGGTAGCCAGATCCATTGATGAGGCTGAGTATCGTGGATTGGCTCACACCACCTCTGACATTTTTTGGATTCAATCTCTCCTTGTCGAGCTCAAGATACCTGTCACACTCCTGTGCTCTTATGTGACAATGTCAATGCAGTTATGA